DNA sequence from the Coregonus clupeaformis isolate EN_2021a chromosome 13, ASM2061545v1, whole genome shotgun sequence genome:
TTTAAATGAAGTTGCATTTCACTTGGGTGCTTTGCAGATGGAATATTCAGGTTGTTTATTTTGCTGTTGAGGAGTCTCATTCGATTTTTATGAATAGTAATTTGGTGGATGTTTTTCTTGCCCAGATAAACGAGGAGATCTCTGTGAAGCACCTTCCCAGCAGTGAGCCTGATCCTCATGTAGTGCGCATTGGCTGGTCCCTGGACACCTGCAACACACAGCTCGGTCAGTTAAAAAAAAATGCTTCTGTACTTGAGCTGGAACATTCAGGATTATGTCATAGTTATTATCAATATTTTATGTGATTTGAAACTAACACACAAACTCCTACTTTTACCACTGTACCAGGTGAAGAACCATTCTCTTATGGCTATGGAGGAACTGGCAAGAAATCTTCCAAGTGTAAATTTGAGGATTACGGGGAAAAGTTTGGTGAAAACGATGTCCTTGGGTGCTACATTGTAAGTGTTTATGATGGTGCAGGAGATTCACTTAGATTCATCTGCCTAATAGAAGCTAAGTACTCAATAAGCCTAAACGTTTTCCTCTCCATGTCTTGTTCAGGACTTCGATAGCGGTGAGGAAGTGGAGATGGCCTTCTCAAAGAACGGGAAGTGGTTGGATGTGGGCTTCCGTGTGTCACGGGAGGAGTTGGCTGAGCGGCCGCTCTTTCCCCACGTTCTTGTGAAGAACTGTGCCATTGAATTCAACTTTGGCCAGAAAGAGCAGCCCTTCTTCCCCCTGCCCGAGGGATACACCTTCATTCAGAACGTCCCTCTGGAGAACAGGATGCGGGGAACAGTTGGGCCTGCCACCAAGGCTGACTGTGAGGTGAGTGCCAGCCATGTTGGATCATCAAGTGGAtcatttaaatgtttttcttcATTAGACTAGATTGCTTCTGTCATCAGTAGCTGTGAGATGCCATGACCAATTGCACGTTTGACCCTCTTGTTTTACCTCAGCTGTTGATGATGGTTGGCCTGCCTGCGTCTGGGAAAACCACTTGGGCCTTGAAGCACGCGGAGGAGCACCCTGCAAAGAAATACAACATCCTGGGCACCAACACCATAATGGAGAAGATGAAGGTCAGTTGTTATCTTTGTTTGAACACAGAATCCTTCAGTCTTGGTCTTTAGTGTCAAGTTCCCCTCTAACGTAATGAAAACCGCCACCCTCAGGTGATGGGGCTGCGGCGTCAGAAGAACTATTCTGGTCGCTGGGATGTCCTGATCCAGCAGGCCACACAGTGTCTGAACAGGCTGATCCAGATCGCTGCCCGCAAGAAGCGTAACTACATCCTGGATCAGGTACTGTCTGATTTCTCACCCCATACTATGTTTTTGTGCTCACCCCTACCCACTGCTGTTCACTGATGCACATGTCCATTAATTGCACTCTGTGATGCGGTCTCTCTAGTGTAGAGGCCCTGATCAACATCTGAACTCCTGGAAGTTATCACCCTTTTCATTGTGCTGAACATGCTGCTGAAATCATTCTTTCTGTTTTGCTTAAATGAAAGCAGTATTGCAATTGTATGTTTTTACTCAATATTTTTGGATTTCCTCTGTATGACCTGTTGAAAGAGCTCTAAGCTGTACAAATAGTCCATGTCTATAATATGATGTTGAAAAACAAGTAGACACTGCCTGGTGGTGAGTAAGAAATACACCTTCTGTTCTTTAACTGTAAGATTAGTTCAAGTTTAAACTCACATCACATTTGATGTAAGATAGCTGATTTATACATGCTGACAGCATATGGAACTTTTGAATGTTgtatgttaaataaataaaaccttACGGTAAGTGAACTAACATGTTTGAATTTACAGGGCGTTTGCTCAAGTTACTCAAGGTAGGTAAGGTCCTGGACATTCTTAAGGATGCCATGGAGTAAGTGAGTATTGACAGGTAGGTAGTGTGTGTTGTTATTGTCATGAGACAGATGGACTATTGACAAATGGGTAAGTAAATGGGGACCCTGTTATTGTAGGTGAAATATTACACAACTTTAAAAACAATTAATTATTTGTTAATTTAAAGAGGTCATTATCAGAGCAGTGGCATAACAAATACGTGCTCCACAGAGAATAGTTAGAAAAACAGGTAATTGATTGTCCTTAAGGGTTTACCTGGAGAAAATTTAATTGATTTGACAGATTTTGTTTTTCTACTGTTTAATTATATGGAAGTGAATGTGAGCTGTGTGGCAGAAGGGATTAAtgggtacagtggggggaaaaaagtatttagtcagccaccaattgtgcaagttctcccacttaaaaagatgagagaggcctgtaattttcatcataggtgcacgtcaactatgacagacaaaaatgagattttttttctccagaaaatcacattgtaggacttttaatgaatttatttgcaaattatggtggaaaataagtatttggtcaataacaaaagtttctcaatactttgttatataccatttgttggcaatgacacaggtcaaacattttctgtaagtcttcacaaggttttcacacactgttgctggtattttgtcccattcctccatgcagatctcctctagagcagtgatgttttggggctgtcgctgggcaacatggactttcaactccctctaaagattttctatggggttgagatctggagactggctaggccactccaggaccttgaaatgcttcttacgaagccactccttcgttgcccgggcggtgtgtttgggatcattgtcatgctgaacgacccagccacgtttcatcttcaatgcccttgctgatggaaggaggttttcactcaaaatctcacgatacatggccccattcattctttcctttacacagatcagtcgtcctggtccctttgcagaaaaacagccccaaagcatgatgtttccacccccatgcttcacagtaggtatggtgttctttggatgcaactcagcattctttgtcctccaaacacgacgagttgagtttttaccaaaaagttctattttggtttcatctgaccatatgacattctcccaatcctcttctggatcatccaaatgcactcctagcaaactttagacgggcctggacatgtactggcttaagcagggggacacgtctggcactgcaggatttgagtccctggcggcgtagtgtgtcactgatggtaggctttgttactttggtcccagctctctgcaggtcattcactaggtccccccgtgtggttctgggatttttgctcaccgttcttgtgatcattttgaccccacggggtgagatcttgcgtggagccccagatcgagggagattatcagtggtcttccatttcctaataattgctcccacagttgatttcttcaaaccaagctgcttacctattgcagattcagtcttcccagcctggtgcaggtctacaattttgtttctggtgtcctttgacagctctttggtcttggccatagtggagtttggagtgtgactgtttgaggttgtggacaggtgtctttttatactgataacaagttcaaacaggtgccattaatacaggtaatgagtggaggacagaggagcctcttaaagaagaagttacaggtctgtgagagtcagaaatcttgcttgtttgtaggtgaccaaatacttattttccaccataatttgcaaataaattcattaaaaatcctacaatgtgattttctggagaaagaaaatctcaatttgtctgtcatagttgacgtgtacctatgatgaaaattacaggcctcatctttttaagtgggagaacttgcacaattggtggctgactaaatacttttttcccccacatcTATTTGCTCAACCTTGTAAGACTGCGTTGTAAACATGGCAAAAATTGATTAAAAGATGCAGCATATTTTTGTAaccgaataaaaaaaaaaaaaaaaaaaaaaatgcaactGTTCTTTTGTAATGTAGAATCTGGCCTGAAGTAGCTAACGTTCTCAGCTTTTCATTGGAAACGTTGACCAGTTGAGAACTTGCAAGAATTTACCCAATAGATGgctttcccacggggggccagtataaaaaaaaataataaaaattattcactaactgtaagtctctctggataagagcgtctgctaaatgacgtaaatgtaaatgtaatggctaACATGGGTCCCCAAAGTTCTTTCTCACAGGAAATGTATTCCAGACACAAGTAAGTTGTTGGGTTGTGAGAGAGAACCATATGTAGTTTCAGAACAGTAAATATAGgcatggagaaaaaaaaactcacTTTCATCGTTGCAGGAATCCAATTTCCCTCCTATGGAACGCAAAGCCGTAACAAAAGCAGACAAGTGAACAATAatgaacagcttctacttctttcTTGTCACCATTGCTAGACAAATGTATATGGATCAGCCCAGAGACGAAAAATGCGTCCTTTTGAAGGTTTTCAACGCAAGGCTATTGTAATTTGTCCCACGGACGAGGATTTAAAAGAGCGAACGTTAAAGCGAACTGATGAGGAAGGGAAGGATGTTCCCGATCATGCTGTATTAGAAATGAAAGGTAGGAAATCCATGGATAACAAAAATCAAAAACCACACAGACAATGCATTtcctatgttttttttgttttatcgAAAACTTGGAAGATCCCACCCATCCCCCGCCCCCATTCAAAGAGCTATTTCCACCTATCATCCTTCATTCTCTTATTTGAACCATTTCTGTCATCTTTCTCATTCATCTATTTAGCACTGCAAACTCAGGGTGCAGGGTGACGTCCATTTCAAGTGTTGGTTTTGATTCTGACCCTTGAAGGATGAGATTTTAATAGATGATCAATTGAAAATTTGACCAAAACCATTGGCAGTGCAATTTCCAGTACCAAGGGAGTGAAAAATATGCTCAATTTATTACTTAAGCACTAACTGAGGACATACGCCCACAGGCTATGCTTCCGTAGGCTATGCTTGTGATTTTCAGTTGCTAACTCTCCCCTATCTACATATTCATAACTCTCCTTagttttgttatttttctatttccTTTTCCTCCTTAAACTGGAGCAAATTATCCCGTCCCTTGCTGTATGTTTTGCTCCAATTCTGGTATAACTCTCCTCCACTTCCCTCTTTTCCCTTCCTACCCCTTCCTTGTATTGTCTATCAGATAGTAATAATGATTTTCTTTGTCTTTCGACGGCGCCGCTATACTCGTCCTGACAACGCCTACCCCTCTGCTTCCTGTAGCCAACTTTGTGCTCCCAGAAGCTGGTGAGTTTCTTGACGATGTGACCTTCATCGAGCTGCAACGAGAAGAGGCTGACACGCTGGTAAAGCAGTACAATGAGGAGGGCCGCAAGGCCGGCCCACCCCCAGACAAACGCTTTGACAACCGCCAAGGAGGATTCCGTGGTCGCGGTGCACCTTACCAGCGCTATGACAACCGTGGTGGCCCCCAAGGTGGAAGGGGAGGCTATCAGAGTCGTGGTGGACCCCAAGGTGGCAACTTCAGAGGAGGTGAGGCAGAAGGTTTCTGCTGAATTTCTGTGTTTTTTTTGCGTTGGTGTGCCTACTTAACTGCCTTCGCTTTACACTTTACAGGGTATAACCATGGAGGCTACCAACAGAACCGCTGGGGGAACAACCGTGATGGTGCTGCAGGAGGACAACGTGGCTACAACCGCAACCAGCAATCTGGAGTGGGCTACAATCAGCACCGCCAAGGACAATATAACAAGGGAGCAACTGGGAGTTACAGCCAAGGACAGGTAAACTGTGTTTAAtggcatctccctacatgtgGTTCTCCCTCTGGAATTTGTTCCTCTGTCAACTCTTCACCACTCCTTCAAACTTTCTGACATTGTATGTTTTAATTTGTAGCCACAGACATACAATCAAGGCAACTACAACCAGGGTTACAACTACGGCAGCTTCAGCCAGTACCCAGGTTATAGCCAGAGCTACAGCCAAACTcccgctgctgctcctgctgccaCTGGACAGACCTACAACCAGCAGTATCAACAGGTGAGTAGCTAGTTTCTTAGGTTGGCCCATATATCATGTTCACCTGTCTAAAACTCAGTTCATAATGTCTTGCTCTCTCTGATCCAGTATGCACAGCAGTGGCAGCAGTATTACCAGAACCAGAGCCAATGGAATCAGTACTACAACCAATATGGTAACTACAGCCAGGGTTCTCAGGGCTCCCAGGGCACACAGTAggcctaaagtagtgcactgatgAGATGGATCTCATTCCCTCAGCAGCATTCCATTGCTTATCCTGCCTGCAGGCTACACCTCTGCCTTTTCGTTCTCATACCCTTGATGATTAGTCTTCCCTTTCTTATAGCTTACATTTTCACATTTTATTAAGGGTCTAGTTGTTTTTCTTACCTGTTTTTTAGATACAGGATTTTTGTTCATGCCACGACACAACGTTAGTATTATTTTAGCAGTAGGTCCTGCAACAATTTAGTAACATGTAGCTTATTTGTCTTGCCTGTTGTAGACCCTGGCTATTTGAAATGAGCAACAGTGGTGTAGTTTAGCATGCACATGTAGTGCACTTTTCAGTGTTGTGCAGTGATTGTTTATTAGAGCTCATAAAAGGTAGCTGGGATTTGCATGTgtacatttcaatgtgtttttaaGAGGGATGGAATATTGTTGGACAACATTGTTTTTGTTTTCATATTTTGCCGTTGACACATTACATTTTTAGTTTTAGATTCTAGATCAAAGAATCATACGTTTTTAAAGAAATTGGTGGTCTGGACTTTATCATTATTCTCATTTTGATTTCACCCATGAATATTCTTGAAAACATACATTTTGATTACttttttctataacctgtataAAGAGAGAGTGATTGTAAAACCCACATTTATCAGCATTTGTTTCACACCATTTAAAAAATATTCTGTAACTTGTCCCTCAAGTAGTTTTTGAATCTTGTGATCATTAACTAGTTTTAATGTGTGATTGTAAAACTTTATACCATGTATGTAAAACAGCATCTGCATGTGGTTCTGTGTTCAATCAAAATGTAATATTTTTGTATTTGAGAATATAATCTGAAGATTTTTACTTTGTCTCTAGTTTTTTATTTCTGTGTTGTTTCCTTGAGTATGGCTCACAAGTCCTCATTTTAATTATGGATCATTACAAGAACCACACAGCTATAACCTTGGACACCTAATAGTTAGTGTTTTAAAGGCACATTGTAAAGAAGTAATTAGGTGGTTTGGGGTTAACCTCCTCCCTGGGTTAAACTTCCTGTAATTCTCACAGAAACCACTATTTATTTGGCACACTTTCATTGGCTGACACTACTCCTCCTCAACTAAAATGTAATTTGTCTAATCTCAAAACGATTTTGAGGTTCATTTATCTAATATTCCCCCCAACCCATCATAATGAGGATATTAACAGTGAGATGTGCAATTTCATTTTACTTTgatattcaatttatttaattaaagtaagATACCTAGACTTTAGCTTTTAAGTGTCAATTACACAAATGTCAAAATAAAACTTTAAATAGATTAATACACTAATCTTCAGGGGTCAGTTTGCCTTATTGAAGGGGGTGTTTTTGCCCCGATCtaaaacaaaaaaagtatttCTGCCCACTTCACTTCAAAATGTGTTTGCTTTAGGACAGCCAGTATGTATGTACATTCTAAATCTTACCAAATGTTGCTTTTTGGTTCTTATAAAACACATTTTCCTTAATGGGTCGTTTTCCCCCAACAATATAACACTGCAGGTAACAGCTAATATGATTACAAATGCCCCAATGCACGGGAATTAATTGCAATTTACGTAAAATTAAGAACTACATAGAACTGGATATTTCATGTATATGATGTCGTGTGTGTGGTGATTTGATAATTTATTTGACATTCGCATCTGTGCATAATCTTGAATACATTATCTACATACGGAAACAGGAAGTGCAGAGTTTCCGTATCATTGTAAGCTAAACATTTGCTAAAGACTGAATAAGAATATTACTCGCAGTAAGTGCAATAACTAGCTACATGTTTTGTGAGTATAATGGAGATAGCTATAGGAACAATATAAGCTATATGGGCTCTTGTAGTATGCGCGTGTACTTTGAAAACTGATTTAGATAATGTTGAATTGCTAGTTAAGGGGTAGTTGAAGCCATATTgcatgatttgattgatttgattatgGTGTCATGCATCTTCTCACGGATCCCCAGCCCACATGGGTTTATGAGACTATGCTGTAGCAAAAGAACATTATTTATatacacacagtgccttcagaaagtattcatacccctcgactttttccacctTTTCTTGTGTtagcctgaattctaaatggattaaatcgttttttccccttcaCCCATCAACACACactacccaataatgacaaagtgaaaacatgtttttagaaatgttagcaaatttattgaaaatgaaattcagaaatatctcatttacataagtattaacacccctgagtcaatacatgttagaatcaccttttgcaGTGATTACCGCTGAGAGTCtatctgggtaagtctttaaaaGCTCTGcagacctggattgtacaatatttacacattattataattatttaaaattcttcaaactctgtcaagttggttgttggtaagtgctagacagccattttcaagtattgccatagattttccagTCGACTTAAGTcaaaactaggccactcaggaacattcaatgtcatccagtgtatatttggccttgtgttttaggttattgtcctgctgaaccaggttttcctctaggattttttatcctcccttgccaatgacaagtatacccataacatgatgcagccaccaccatgcttgaaaatttgaagagtggtactcagtgactggttggattttccccaaacaacgctttgtattcaggacattgctttgccacatttttttgcagttttactttagtgccttattgcactCTGtcgt
Encoded proteins:
- the LOC121579540 gene encoding heterogeneous nuclear ribonucleoprotein U-like protein 1; its protein translation is MSGINVKKLKVNELKEELQLRGLDTRGLKADLVVRLQSALEAEAAGEVDGPPSADVGEEGDEQHNICGDAGDGDGHSDEVKDDGEEEQDIEDNEVQLVPQAEEKQFDEANGDGEQSEEDRQDGAQMYGQVPAMGYGMVDFTEDVMKPQIPQACESDKRQEPQLAMPEPQVLEAEMEEPDMEEPEMEDPVQPEPLESASIEPEAKPVEMPEIKTEEFVMKVELKKEQEQLKEEKEPQQPKAHLSEPANEWEAEQATQAKTEDDRYSRKRPYDEGRGYGYYEHREERRARSPQPPAEEEEEDFDDTLVAIDTYNCDLHFKVSRDRYSGYPLTIEGFAYLWSGARVSYGVNKGRVCFEMKINEEISVKHLPSSEPDPHVVRIGWSLDTCNTQLGEEPFSYGYGGTGKKSSKCKFEDYGEKFGENDVLGCYIDFDSGEEVEMAFSKNGKWLDVGFRVSREELAERPLFPHVLVKNCAIEFNFGQKEQPFFPLPEGYTFIQNVPLENRMRGTVGPATKADCELLMMVGLPASGKTTWALKHAEEHPAKKYNILGTNTIMEKMKVMGLRRQKNYSGRWDVLIQQATQCLNRLIQIAARKKRNYILDQTNVYGSAQRRKMRPFEGFQRKAIVICPTDEDLKERTLKRTDEEGKDVPDHAVLEMKANFVLPEAGEFLDDVTFIELQREEADTLVKQYNEEGRKAGPPPDKRFDNRQGGFRGRGAPYQRYDNRGGPQGGRGGYQSRGGPQGGNFRGGYNHGGYQQNRWGNNRDGAAGGQRGYNRNQQSGVGYNQHRQGQYNKGATGSYSQGQPQTYNQGNYNQGYNYGSFSQYPGYSQSYSQTPAAAPAATGQTYNQQYQQYAQQWQQYYQNQSQWNQYYNQYGNYSQGSQGSQGTQ